Genomic segment of Triticum aestivum cultivar Chinese Spring chromosome 6A, IWGSC CS RefSeq v2.1, whole genome shotgun sequence:
CTCCACGGCTCAAGACAAGTATATCGATATTTGTTTGCTGTAAAAAATCATATCAATATTTGTCTGTTTAAGTAGGAAAATATGAAATATATAATCAAATTTTCTACTTTTCAAAAACTTCAGAACAACTATAGTAAATACTACATGTTTCCAATACTAATCTGGCtaattttgagcttatttgaagaAAAAGGATTAAGTGATAATGGCTATATTTTGCTAACTAATTCatattttggtgaaaattttgattttttaaatCTATCAAATACTACATGTTTCTAGTAGTAATCTAagaaagtttcagcttgtttggagcgAAAGGACTGGAGATAATGACTATTTAGCTAGACAGATATAAATTTCCGTTCAAAATTTGATATTTTCAGAAAACCATAAGATGACAGTAATAAGACATATATTTTCAGTAGCATTCTGGCAAATATTAGCTTATTTGGATAAAAAATTAGGAGATAATGCCCTTTTCTCTTTAATTAAAATGATGCTTAGTTCTCGTTGTTAAGTTTGAGCCCACCCTTCATTGTCTTCCTGGATTCGCCACTGATCTCATCTATGCTGCTCACGGAGTATCACTATTTATTTAGGACCTAAGATGAGTTACTTTAACAGTAGGATTTTCTACATTGCTCTACAAATAAGCAACAAGATGATGTGCAaacttaacatcaacatgcacCTAATATGTGCATGACAAAGTGAACTGCAAAAAGCATGAATTAATATGCATGACAAAGTGAACTCGACAAAGCATGAATTAATGTGCATGACAAAGTGAGCTGCGCAAAGCATGTAACAAGATGTAGTATTATGATAGATGCAATTGTACAATAGATGCAGTAACCAAAGAGATCACCTTCTTTCTTTTACTTTGTCGCTGACTGGCTCGTCCTCTAAAATCTTCTTTTAGATTTGAGAATGTAAAGGACCCAAATCGTTCAAAATCATCACTATTCCTTGCTTTAAGTAAAGCTAGCCTCTCATGCTCTTGTGCTTCAGCATTGTCTTCTTCTATTCCTTTTCCATTCTTTTTCCTAAAACGAGAATTCGTGGCACATTAGGATTGACACATTAGGTGTCACGCAGATAAGCATGTAACTGAAAACTGGAAAGAAAGGCACAAACTTTAGTTGCTGAATATcatcatctatattataaaaacaTAGCACTTGTTTTTTCCGTCGGATTTTGCAGAACACAAACAGAGAAGCTACTACCAAAATTAGCAGAAAAAACTAGTATGGACGCCTTGCGGATCTTGCCCAACCTCCAACACCTTCAAGATTGTGTCAAACCTTTCAAGACCTAAGTTATAATGCCGAGCTGAAATTTGAGGTTAGTCTAAAACATGAATTCTAAGTTGGTACAAAGCAGAGCAACATCACTCTGACATAGTATTGTCACTTACTGCATGACTATCATTACGACAGGAAAAATAGAATATTCGAAATAAAACAGAGAAAGTTGAACATCACAGCAAGATGGAGGACAATTAACTTCAAGGTCATCTTTAGCTAGAATGAAGACATCCAACAAAAAATCATAAAGTACCTGTTTGGACTGGTTTTAATTTCTTCTTGCATCAGTCTACAAGACCCTATACTTGCTCTAGGTACAAGTCTACCAGTAAGTACAGTTGTCAGTTTTTACTTTTCACTAATGTCACTTTATTGAGCACAGGCATGAAAGTGGGTGATATCTTGTATTATCTTTCTTGCGCACACAGCTGCTACACAGAAATACCATTTACTAGTCAAACATATTTAAAAGGAGATCATTGCTTCATGTTTTTAGTAAATTGAATATGAACCTTCCATAAATGTAATTCTACATCCTCGTGGAGATGATTCAAAGCATATTTCTCTTACCAATATACAACAAGAGCTCAGTAAGAGGTAGATTTTTATATACTAcacccgttcctaaatataagatgttttggcagtctaatttaaacttccaaaacatcttatatttagaaacagagggagtatatcctAGTGCATGGAGCACCTGCAGCTAAGAAAGAAGAGGATGTAGCTTGACATGGCATGTAGAATAGGGACATAAAACCATAGGAGAGGAGAAAGAGCAGCATTAGCAGCCAGATATCATAGCAAGCACAGGCAGCGGAGGGAGCACGGTAGGAGCAACTTGTACCTTGCAGAACTGTACAGTCTGACGGCTTGTGGAAGCGGCGGAGAGAGCATCGATGGAGGTGACCTTCCAGCATCTTGGGGAGGCAGCAGAAACACTTCCAGCAGACTGGAACAGGGTAAGAAACTGCTTCATTGTTCTAGTTTTATCAGACTTCACAGAAGTTTGCAACACTTATGTTCATAGAATAAATAAATATCCACATACAGAAACAAAAATGTACTAGTGAACAAAGGGACTTCAGACCCAGACAGCTCACATGAAACATCTAGTAATTCATGAATCTGGTCTGATGATCAAGATAAAATTCAAGCAATACTTTTTTCCCAGGAACAGAACCGTTATTCTAAACCAACAAGACGATACCTGCGACCTAAACAATGTATAGAAGATTTGCATAAATCGGATCTTATCACTAGATTGAAAATAGTTACGAGATCAAGATAATTCATTGAATGAAGAGAGCCCCATCAATTAGGTGGACAAGAATAAGGGCTTACAAGCTAGCATAGGCCATCGTCAACCTGGTTGTTGACGAGGAGCCATCACACCAAGGCAGACCGTTGAATCAGTCGAGCTTGCACCCTTAGTGAAGAAGGCTTGAAGCCACCGTGAGCGGCGGGTTGGGAAAAAGGCTTGaagccccctgcccccatatataaatgaGCCATAAAATTGTGCCTCTAGGGCCAGTTGGGAACAAGGCTTGAAGCCACCGTGAGCGGCGGGTACTCCTCCAAATCTCCGTCCAGAAGCGGAACTGCAAGGCGGGGGCGCAACGGATAAAGGCGGCCGtggaaaggagggaggaggagatgcgAATCCACGTCGTCTCAGCCGGCGCTTGTGGAGAAGAGGTGGAACCGCGCCATCCCATCCGCCGCTGGTGGAGGAGAGCCAGATCCGTGGTCACAGGCGGCTCCAAGCAGGAGAGGGAGGAGCGGTGGGAGGAGCCATATCCGTGCTCACAGGGTTCGGAAGGAGGGTAGAAGCCGTTTCCTCTAGAGACCAACCGGAGGACGACCAGGAGGGACGGCGGCGTCAAACCCTAGCCCGCCAAGGTAGTCAGGAAGGAAGCCAGGTGCGGTAGGGGTCGGGGGTGGCGAAGGGTGAGGCCAGGGTCGGGGACGGCGGAGGGTTATCGACTGCCGCTGTGGTTAGGAGCGGCGAAGGTTGGTCGGCGGCGGATGGGATCGGGGGTGGAAGGCTGCCTGATTTGGGGGCGTGACTTGGGGGAATAGAAGAAGTGAGGGTGAGGTGCGACGGCTATTTCTTTTATCTTTTGGCTGAAATGTCTCGACACACACAGTACCGGCAGATAAAAAGTCGGGTTCAGTTCTCCTGGCAGATAAGGTGACCTAAAACGTGGACATCGTTGCCGGCAGTTTATATGCCTGCGTTGCTCAACTTCTACCGACAGTTCACCCGCCCTTAAATATTTCTGCCGGCAGTAATGAGATTCCTAGCAGATAGTTTGCCGTTCACCTGGTATTTCTCTCGGCAGTTGATTTCCCCCAATTAAGTGATGTGGTGTAGTctaccataggtgccgacctcgccCTAGATCAAGAAAAGGAGTTGGTGGACTTCTTGCGAGTGAACAAGGAAGTATTCgtctgggagcccaagcagctagttGGGGTTCCGAGAGGAGTAATTGAGCATCATCTGAGGGTGCGCCCCAATGtgtgccctgtgaagcagaaggcgaggcgacaatccacggagaagcagtctttcatcgttcaggaaacccgcaagctggaggtagCAGgtagcaggtgtcattcgcgaggtccggtacccaaagtggctggcaaacccagtcatCATGccaaagaaaggagggaaggaatgcatgtgtgtcgacttcaccaacctcaacaaggcttgccctcaagatccgttcccgctaccgcgcatcgaccagattgttgactccatgatGGAGTGTGATCTGTTGTCCTTCCTGGATGCGTTCGCAGGCTACCACCATATCAAGATGGTAgtggaagacatggagaagacgaCTTTCTTGGCCccatgcggggtatactgctacacttgcatgccattcggacaGCGCAACGCAggagcgacctttcagcggctgatgcacatcgccttggggcagcagctcgggagaaacgctgaggcctacatcgacgacattgtggtgaagtcttgggaggTGAGAGCTTTGATTCAAGACccggaggagaccttcgcgagcatgcgccaggtggacttgcggctcacccggaaaagtgcgtgtttggtgtcccttccggcaagctgcttggcTTCCTCATGTCCTACAGGGGGGTGGAGGCcaatccggagaaggtcaaggcaatcgaagacatgagcccaccacaaaacctcaaggagatgcagaagcttgtaGGCTACGTGacttcgctggggcgcttcatctccaagttgggggagcgcgccttgtcgttcttcaagatgatgaagaagaagggtccgttcgagtggacccccgaggccgacctggcattccaagacctcaagaaatacttGACCAGCCCGTCGGTGATGGTGGTGCCTCGTCCTCGTGAGTCCTTGGTACTCTACTTGTCTACCACACCCCATTCCGCCAGCGCGGTGCTGGTGGCCTTCAGAGACGAGCCCCAAGTCAAGGGCAAGCCAAATGAAGCCGCCAAGCCGGATGAGGCTGCACAACACCAAGGCAATGCTCCTGAGACAACGGCTGCCCTAGCTAGTCATCAAGCCCCAGGAGCTGGTGATCCACAGGAAACACCTCAGTCCCCGGGAGCCAAAAACTCCGTCAGCTCTCAcgcccttgtcgagcacccagtgtacttcgtcagcacaacgCTACAAGATGCGAGAggatggtaccccatgcctcagaagctcttgctcgtgcTCTTGGCGGCCTCTCAtaagctgcaccactacttccagggtcaccccatcaaggtcatctcagcttacccattggagagagtgctccggagccccaattctgcaggaagggtcgctgaatggaacatcgagctgcaagcgtttgacctggagttcagcacaactaggGTCGTCAAGGGGGTTGtgctcgctgactttgtggcagaatggaccgataACCCAGAGCTCGAAGCAGGCGAGAACCGATCCCTCTCACCAGGGAATGAagcgccagacggctgggtcatgtacttcgatggcgcgttcGCGCGCCAGGGTGCATGGGCTGGAGCCATGCTCGTCTCGCCCATTCAGGACAAACTTtactactacgccgtgcagctctgcttcaagtggggtgagaaggtctccaacaacatcgcagagtaggAGGGTctcatcgccggcctcaaggctgcagttgccctgggggtgaaacgcctcaccatcaagggaggctcgccgctcctcgtcaacttctccaacaaggtgtacgagctaaAGGATGAGCACATGGTGGCATACCTTGCAGAGGTAcacaagatggaaaagcagttcctgaacctggagctgcagcatgtgcctcgtggcaccaacaaggaggccgacgacatcgccaaaagagcatccaagcggctgccCCATGAGCCTGGCGTCttcaaggagcggctcttcaatccttcggcagcacctccgcctgCAGAGCCGACGCCACCTCaggaggaactcccccagccaccagcctcgggagcccctaTCTGCGGCcagacctcaggagcgcgcctcctcttagcgctcgagcctcaggaggggtgctggatcaagaAGTTAAAGGTGTATCCGACGCAAGGCACGTTGCTGGAGAAGGAGGAAGTCGCGGAAcgtgtggcccggcaggctacggcgtactgcattcaggacggtgagctatacaggaagcggccgaaTGATGTTTCTCTACGATGCATTTCCAGGAAACAGGGGGGTGAGCTGTTGGCTGACATACATGGAGGAGACTGCGGGGACCACTTGTCGTCGTGCACCCTAGTCGGCAAGgctttccgcagcgggttctactggcccacggcactcaacgacgcgaccgagctggtgaaatcctgcgaggcctgccaattccatgccaagcagatccaccagcctgctcaggACCTCCAGATATCCCGCTCTCATGGTCGTTCATGGTCttggggctggatatcctgggcccatttcctcgagcgcctggaggctaccgctacctctacgtcgccatcgacaaattcaccaagtgggcaaaagtggaagccgtccgcaccatcccagccgggtcagCGGTCAacttcatcaagggcctcgtaagccaATTTGGAGTCCCTAATCGTATCATCACTGACAATCGCTCACatttcaccagcaatctcttcaaaacatactgtgctaaccttggaacgcagatctgctacgcctccgTGGCGCACCCcaagagcaacggccaggctgaacgcgtcaatgcagaggtcctgaggggtctcaagaccAGGACCATCAAGAAGAAGCAATACAAAGCAATATTAATCAGTTGGGGCCACCAGTTGGCGACAAGCTTAGAGGGAACACCCTAGGGGTGGCAGGCTTGTGGGCCCTCTGatgctcctctaaccctaatctttgttctataaatacgcaaatattccccgtataccaaggggcacaccaaaaatacttttatgTCGCTGCAAGTTTCTgtcctcatgagatcccatctggaggcctgtTCCGGTACTCTCCCGGTGGGGGAtttgaccatggagggcttctacatcaacctttttctccctccgatgaagtgtgagtagcttaccagagacctacgggtccatagctcatagctagatagcttcttctctctctttgatctttaatacaatgttatccctgatgttcttggagatctattcgttgtaatcttcttttgcagtgcgtttattgagatccgatgaattgtgggtttatgatcagattatctatgaatattatttgagtcttccctgaactcttttatgcttgattaatattgctttgtatttctctatgatctattgatttggtttggccagctagattgaatttttttgccatgggagaggtgctttgtaatgggttcaatcttgcggtgcttatccccaatgacagaaagggacatgacaaaTATTTGTATTCTTGCCATTAAgaataaaaaggtggggtttattcatattgattggatctatccctctatatcatgtcatcttgcttaaggcgttaatctgttcttgttaacttaacacactagatgcatgttggatagtggtcgatgtgtggagtaatagtagtagatgcaggcaggaatcggtctacttgtcacggatgtgatgcccatattcatcatcattgccttactatcgtcataattatttgcttttctatcaattactgaataataatttgtttacccaccgtatgcattctttcaagagagaagcctctagtgaaaactatgaccctcgggtctatttttatcatattattttcatatctataaaaccaagaacccaaaaataccttgctgcaatttattcacctttactttattttgtacttttatttatcttttatacatatctctatgagatctcattgttgcaagtaaccgtgaaggaattgacaacccctttatcgcgctaGTGCAAGTatttctttgtttgtgtaggtgaaaTCATAGGAGACTTGTGTGTtcactagattgatacattggttcttaactgagggatatacttatctctactttactgcatcgcactttcctcttcaagggaaaaaccaacgcaagctcaagaagtagcaggaagaatttttggcgccgttgccggggaggatgtacatcaag
This window contains:
- the LOC123127462 gene encoding uncharacterized protein isoform X1 encodes the protein MAYASFFLPCSSLLEVFLLPPQDAGRSPPSMLSPPLPQAVRLYSSARKKNGKGIEEDNAEAQEHERLALLKARNSDDFERFGSFTFSNLKEDFRGRASQRQSKRKKVSQRLTS
- the LOC123127462 gene encoding uncharacterized protein isoform X2; the protein is MAYASFLLEVFLLPPQDAGRSPPSMLSPPLPQAVRLYSSARKKNGKGIEEDNAEAQEHERLALLKARNSDDFERFGSFTFSNLKEDFRGRASQRQSKRKKVSQRLTS